Within Stigmatella aurantiaca, the genomic segment GGTGGGGATGCGGATGCCCTGGCGCCGGAAGGAGAAGGTCCGGCCCCCGTCCGGGGTGAAGCGGAAGCCGGCATCCAGGCGCTGCAACTCCGCCAGGGAGCATGCGGCCAGGGGGCCTGCGCCGTCGGTGCAGCGCTCCAGCGTGGCGTCGTGCGCCACCACCACCTCCCCGTCGCGGGTGAGGTGGACATCCAGCTCCAGCATCTGCGTGCGGTAGCGCTCCACCGCCATCTGGAAGGCGCACAGGGTGTTTTCCGGCGCGAGCAGGGCCCCCCCGCGGTGGGAGATGTGGAGGGTCGGCTTCAGGCCTTGAAGGAACGGGGGCAGGGGGCGGGACATGGGGTCGAGGGTCCGGGCATTTCAGGGCTTGCGGTGCTCGCGGCCCTTGCCGCGAAGTGTCGCAGACGTGTTGCCAGGGTGTCACGTCCGCGGTGGGGGGCCGGTCCGCCTGGCCTGTTGCTCCCCGAAGCGCGCCTTTGCGGGTAAGCTCCCTGGCAGGTCCAAGACGGCCGGACCTTCTTTACGGCGGGGCCACCATTCCTTCCTCTTCTCCCCAGACCGCCATCCCCTTTGGCAAGTACGTCCTCATCAAGCGGCTCGCGGTGGGGGGAATGGCGGAGCTCTTTCTCGCGCAGGAACCGCCCAAGCCGGACTTGGTGGTCCTCAAGCGCATCCTTCCCTACCTCTCCGAGGAGCCGGAGTTCGTCCAGATGTTCCTGGACGAGGCGCGCATCGCGGCGCAGCTGCACCACCCGAACATCGTCCAGGTGTCGGAGCTGGGGCGGCTGGAGAACACCATCTTCATCGCGATGGAGTTCGTCGAGGGCATCGACCTGCGGCGCGTCATGCAGGAGGAGGGGAAGTTCGGCGCCAACGTGCCCTATGGCGTCGCAGCGGCCGTCTGCGCGCAGGTGGCCTCGGGGCTCGACTACGCCCACCATTCCATCGGCGTGGATGGCCGGCCGCTGCAGCTCATCCACCGGGACGTCAGCCCCCAGAACGTGATGCTCGCCTATGACGGGCGGGTGAAGCTCGTGGACTTCGGCATCGCCAAGGCCGGCGCGTTCGTCGAGCGCAGCAAGCCGGGCGTCATCAAGGGCAAGTTCCTCTACCTGTCGCCGGAGCAGGTGGCCCAGGACAAGTTGGATCACCGGGCGGACATCTTCGCGCTCGGCACCATGCTGTACGAAATCACCACCGGCAAGAGCCCCTTCGCCAAGCCCACCACGGAAGGGATTCTCTTCGCCATCCGCTCCGAGGATCCGCCGCCCCCGCACCTCATCAAGGACGACTACCCCACGGAGCTGTCGCGCATCATCATGCGCTGCCTGCTGAAGGACCGGAACGTGCGCTACCAGCGCGCCTCGGAGGTGCAGAAGGACCTGGAGACGTTCCTCACCTCGGGCACCCTCAAGCAGAGCACGGACGTGGCCGACTACATCGCCCGGCTCATGGGCGAGGAGGAAGAGCGCACCGTCTTGCACATTCCCATCGCCGCCCCGGCGGGCCGCAAGGACGCGACCATGCCCATGCCCATGGGGCTCTCGGCGCGTCCCAACCGCAAGCCCCTGGGCGAGAAGGCCGCCCCGCCGGCGTACGCCTCCGAGCCGGAGATGCCGACGCAGATGTCGCGCCCCCCGCCGCCCCCCGCGCCCAGCAAGGCCGAGGTGGACGAAGAGGTGGATGAAGCGGTGGACGAAGCGGCGGACGGCGAGGCGCATCGCGAGCCGGACGACACCCTGGACCCCTATGAGGAGCGGGCGGCGGGGCCCCAGGCGCCGGACGAGGAGGACGAGGAAGACGAGCGGACCGCGGTGGGCACGCACCCCATCCGGGCCTGGTCCGCCAACAACGACGGCGAGTTCACCGTGCCGGATCGCGGGCGCGCCAGCCGCCCGGGCATGGCCGCCGTGCCGTCCGCGCGCCGGCCCTCCCTGGCCATCGAGCCGAACACGGAGCCGCGCGCGCGCCGGCCCGCGGCTCCCCCCTCGCGCCGGCCGCTCGCCGAGGAGGAGGACGATGACGAGGACTCGCAGTCCATCTCCCTGACGCAGCCCACGGTGAACCAGCGGCTGCGGCCCGGGGCGGACGACGAGTCCTCCCGGTCCTTCTCCCAGACGCAGCCCACGCCCGCCCCGCGCGGCTCCCGTCCGTCCGCGCGGATGGTGCCCTGGGACGACGAGGCCCCCGCGGCCACGGACTCGGACCTGTCCGAAGAGGAGCTCTCCCGGTCGTTGCCCGGCGAGATGCTGCCCGAGGAGGAGGAGGCCACCGGCGGGTATGGGCCGGTGTCCGGGCCCCCCGCGAGGCGGGGCCGGGGCCTGCTGATCGCCGCGGTGGCGTTGCTGGCCGTGTTCGCCGGAGGTCTCTTCTGGGCCCTGAGCCCCAGCTCCAGCTCCGAGGATGCGTTCGGCGAGGATTCCTTGCAGCCCGTGCCGCTGCGGCGCACGGGGGGCCCGGTCCAGGCGCCCCCGGCCCGGCCCGAGGCGCCGCCGCCTGGGATGGATCCGGAAGAGGGAACGGGCCTCGCGGGGGCAAACGCCGGCCCGGCGCAGGCCCCCGCCGCCGGGGACAACCCATCAGGTTCTCCGGCCGGTACCGGGGAGCCGCCGCCGGAGCCGCCGCCCCTCGTGGCGGACAGTGCCCCGGTGGTTCCTCAGGCCCCCACGGCGGTGGAGGCCGCCACGCCCGGCGGCAAGAGCGCCCCGGCGAAGCTGGTGGCCGTGAAGTTCACCACCTCGTCGCGCACCGTGGTCATCTCGGTCGACGGCAAGCGGATTGAACCCAACAAGGTCGTCTCCTTGCCGGCCGGCCAAGTCAAGGTGAAGTACGCCTGCTCCTCCGCCCGGAAGCCGACCCGGGGCAGCTTCAAGCAGATCCTCAAGCCGGACGACCGGGGAGCGATCGAGCTGCTCATCCCCTGCAGAAAAGGCCAAAAATAACAGGCACTTGGCGGGGTATATGGTGCACACCCCTAGGGGCGGACAAGTGGGCCTGAGTACGCTTGAGTGCCCTTAAGTCGTTGGAATCCCTAGGTTTTTGGCTTCCAGAGTTGCGTTTACACGTGTCAGAGGGGCTCTTAGAATCCCGCCCCGACACCATGGCACGCCAGACGAAGCAGAAAAACATAGTGAGAAAGCGGAGTTACCCCGCCGCACGGCTTGCCCGGCAGCAGCAACCGTTGGCGCCGGAACCCAATCGGCTCGTGAAGGTGTGGCGGCGCGTTCTCGAGCGCCGGCTGCGCACGCGGCTGCGCGCGAAAGTGGCCATCGAGATCCACGACAACACGCACACGATGCTCACGTTCCAGCGGCAGCGCGCGTTGTGGCGGCTGCGGCTGCACCACATGTTCCTCGCCGCGCCGGACGATGTGCTCCAGGCGCTGGCGGAGTTCGTGAGGGAAGGGGACGCGGAGGCCAGCCTGCGCCTGGATCGCTTCATCGAGCGCAACAAGGCCTACATCCGGCGGGTGTCTCCGGCGCAGATGCGCAAACGCCTGAGGTTGGATCCGGTGGGCCGCCACCATGATCTCGGCCGTATCTTCGAGCGGCTCAACGAGCGGTACTTCGAGAGCCGGATCAGCGCGGCCATCACCTACGGGCCGGCGCCCCGGGTGAAGGGCCCGCGCAAGAGCATCAAGATGGGCTCTTACTCGGCGGACTCGAAGGTGATTCGCATCCACCCCGCGCTGGATCAGCCGGTGGTGCCCCGGTACTTCGTCGAGTGGATCGTCTTCCACGAGATGCTGCACCACGTGTACCGGGCGCGCCGGGGCGAGGATGGGCGCCGGTGCGTCCACCCGCCGGAGTTCATGGAGCACGAGCGGCGCTTCCACGACTTCAAGCGGGCCCAGGCCTGGGAGCTGGAGAACCTGGACCTGCTGCTGCGCGCCCGTATCGGGGACTGAGGCTGCGCGCGGCGTTCACCCCCCCTCGCTCACGGCAGGATGAGGCCCCCCGGGCTTCGCTTGCCGGGGGAGGGGGCCGGGGGCTGGGGCGCGCCCACGGGAGGCAGGGCGCCCATCTGCGGCCCCGCGAGCTGGAGCAGCTTCTCGAAGAGGCGCTCCGCGAAGCGGGAGAAGGGCTCCTCGGGACCATGGAAGAGCCTGCGGGCCTCGGCCCGGGCCACCTGGGCCACCGGAGCCCTGCCACCGCGCTCGAAGAAGTCCGCCATCCGCCACAGCCGCAGGCCGTAGAGCCGCCGCATCCCGGGGGTGAAGAAGGCCCTCGCCAGGGCGCGCGCCGCCTGCAGGGTCTGCTCCTCACGCTGGGGGCCGGAGAGCGCGAGCGGGCTGGCGGCAATCTCATCCACCTTCTGCACCACCTTGCGCAGCTCCTCCTCGGGGGGCAGCCACTGGGAGATCTCCGGCGTCTCGTGCAGGGTGTGGCCCTCCAGCACGCCCCGCACATCCTCGGGCTCGGGGGCGGGCACGGTGGGCTCGGCGGTGGCGGGCTGGACGCCGTGGTGCCGCAGGGCGAGCTCCAAGTCCGTGGGGAAGGGCGTGCGCGAGCGCAGGTTGAGGGCCGCGGCCTCGGCGAGCCGCGCGGCGCCTTCCTCCTGGGAGAGCTCCACCGCGAGCCCCTCGTCGCGCGTCTCCTTGACGCGCCGGCGGTAGCTGCCCCGGGTGATGTCCACGAGCGACAGCTCCAGCACCCCCAGCTCATCCGAGAGCACGGCCTGCGTGCATTCGATGCCGCCGCCCCGGAGGTACCGGCCGAGCAGCAGCGCGCGCTGGCCCTCGCCGGTGATGCCGGTGATGAGCGCGGGGAGGGGCTCGGGGGGCTCGGCCGCGCGGGGCGGCTCCGCGGGCGGGCGAGGCGCCTCGGCGACGGCGATGCCCCGGGAGCGCAGGCGGTAGAGGGCCTTCTTCGCCGCCTTGGCCACGGGCTTCACGCCCGACTGGGACAGGGCCTCGGCCAGCGCGGGGCTTCCGGCCAGAACCGAGCCCTCCAGCAGGGCCTCCACGAGCGGGGCGGGCAGGGCTTCCACGGCGGAGGCGGGGGCGCCCGCCACGTCCTGCGCCAGGGCTCGGGCCTGCGTCACGGCTTCGGCGGGAAAGTCCGGCAGGGCGGCACCGGTTCGGAGCGCCTCGAACAGGGCGCGGGGCTCGGCGGGGGTCGGCATGGAAGCGCCTTCTACTCCCCCTCTATCAGGAGGGGCCAGGGGTGGGCGGAAGTAAGACAGTCACCTTGGCAGCCGGGAAGGGCTGGGGTATAGGCGCTTCACGGGCCGGGAGTGTGCTGGCGGGGCCCGTGGCTTGTTGGGAGGAGACGCATGAAGCGCATGGGCATGGCGATGGCGGTCCTGGGGCTGACGGGTGGCGTGCTGTTCGCCCCGGGCGTGGGACACGCCTGCGAGGGCCACGCGAAGGCCGTTCCGGAGCCTGCCGAGGCGAAGCCCGGGAAGGTCCAGCCGCTCCAGGAGGTGGACGAGCTGCTGAGCGCCAAGTGCCAGTGCAGCAGCAAGGCGGACTGCACCTGCAAGAAGGGCGCGTGTGAGTGCGCCCGGTGCAAGGGGGGCCGCCGCCACGTGATGGATGCGCTGCGAGATCAGGACACGGGGCTGAAGCTGGAGGACGCGCGCCGTGACGCGTCCGCCGGCATCTTCATCTGACCGGCGTTACTGCCGGACCGAATCGCCACCCGCCGCCGCGGCGCCGGGCCGCTCGCCCTCGGAGACCAGCACGGGCCAGCCGCGCGCCATCGCCTCGCGGAAGAAGACGGCCAGCTCCCGGCGGCAGGTGTTCACCACGCCCAGGAACGGATCAATGAGCGACTCCTCGCCCAGGCTGTGCGGGGCGCTCAGCTCCACGGGCGTGCCGCAGCGCTCGCAGCGGATGGACACGGGCCGCACCAGCGACACGGGCACCGCGTAGCGGGCGTTGCAGCTGGCGCACTTCCACACCAGCGCGCGCTCGCCGGCCTCGCGGCGGGCCAGCTGCTCCAGCTCATCGGCCAGGCGCAGCAGGGCGGGCAAGTCGTGCGGCGGCTGGGCGAACACGGCCGAGGGGCCAAAGCCCTCGCCCGGAGAGCCCAGCCGGGGCGGCAAGTCGCTCTGGAGCAGCGAGCGCAGCCGGTCCCGGGCGCGGATGTCCCGGAACTCGGCGCTGGCCAGCGCGCGCTCGACGGCCTCCGGCACGGGGGGGAGCTGCGGCTCGAGACGGTCTTCATCCGGCAGGGACTGAGGATGATCGACCAGACGGAAAGCAGGGACGGAAAGGAATCGGAAACCCACGCCGGATCCATCGCACCCCCGCCCCTCCGGCGCAAGGTGCGTGTTTGGAGCTTGCGCCGACGCTGTGCGTCAGGACCACTCGAGCATGCGCTGCAAGGGGGCCCGGGCGGCGGTCTGCAAGTGTTCGGGAAGGATCAGCTCCGGGGTCCGGTCCCGCATGCACTGGTAGAGCTTCTCCAGGGTGTTGAGCCGCATGTACGGGCACTCGTTGCACGCACAGCCGTTGTCGGGCGGGGCGGGGATATAGGTCTTCTGCGGGGCCTTGAGCTTCATCTGGTGGAGGATGCCGGCCTCCGTCACGACGATGAACTTCTGCTTCGGGCTGGCCACCACGTAATCGAGGATGCCCTTGGTGGAGCCGATGAAGTCCGCGTGCCGCAGCACCGGCTGCTCGCACTCCGGGTGGGCCACCACCTCGGCGTCCGGATGCTCGACCTTGAGCTGGACGAGCTTCTTCTCGCTGAAGATTTCGTGGACGATGCAGCTGCCCGGCCACAGCACCATGTCCCGGCCCGTCTGCTTCATCACGTGCCTGCCCAGGTGTTGATCCGGCGCGAAGAGGATCTGCCGGTCCTTGGGCACCTGGTGGACGATCTTCACCGCGTTGGAGGACGTGCAGATGACGTCGCTCATCGCCTTCACCGCCGCGGAGCTGTTCACGTAGCTCACCACGAACGCGTCCGGATGTTTGGCTTTGAACGCTTGGAAGGCCGCGGGGGGGCACCGGTCCGACAAGGAGCAGCCCGCCTTCAAGTCAGGCAGCAACACCTGCTTGGTGGGGTTCAGAATCTTCGCCGTCTCCGCCATGAAGTGCACACCGCAGAAGACGATGACGTCCGCGTCCGTCTTCGCCGCCGCCTGCGCCAGGGCCAGACTGTCTCCCACGAAGTCCGCTACATCCTGGATTTCACTCTCCTGGTAATAGTGTGCCAGGACAACCGCGTTGAGAGACTTCTTCAGCGCGTTGATCTTCGACTCAAGGTCCACGTCGGTGTCCGCTTCGAGGCTCATCCATCCTCCGTCAGGGAGGGATTTAACTGGGCCTCCCGCTGGGGGCCAGCCCCGGGAGGACGGCTGCAACACTTCACCGTTCTTCCGGGGAAACAGGAAAGCTTCATCCTGATCAGAACGGCTAAGGGGGCAGGGTTCTTTCCGGTGAGGGGTGAAACCGGAGGGGCCTCCTTCTTTTCAGCCTCGAAAGCGGTTACGGTTTTGCTTTGCTGGCTTCGCCCCCTGGGTCGTGCCGTTGACGGCAAGCCGGGTGCTCCCTGGCGCGCATGGTGATGGGAAGCGGTTCCCTCCATGGTGCCATGGCGCATCCCATAGGCGCGTGGCTCGGAGGTAGGTGTTGATGGTCTCGCACGAGCAGTCGGTGTTGATCGTCCACCCGGATCCGGTGTTACGGGCTGGGCTGGTGTCCGCGTTGGCCCCCCGGAAAATCATCGCGGTGTCGTCGCGGGATGACGCGGCGCGCACCCTGGCCGAACGGGTGCCGGACGTGGTGCTGGCGGACGTGGTGGAGGCCCGCCGCTTCATCCGGGACCTGGACCGGCTGGCGCCCGCGGCCATGCGGGTGTTCCTCTGTCCCCAGTCCCAGTCGCAGGAGCTGCGCGAGCTGGTGGACGTGGCGGCCGAGGGGCATGAGTTCCACACGGTGGACCCCACGGTGCCGGTGGAGGAGATGGCGCGCAGCCTGCGCGAGCTGATGCGCCAGCGCGCCTCCGTGCGCGTGCCCACCCTGGGGCTGGAGGCCGTCTTCCTGGTGGAGGGCCAGCCGCTGCGCGCCCAGTGCTTGAACGTGGGCAACGAGGGCGTGCTGCTGAAGCTGCCCGTGGACGCTCCCATCGAGCAGCTGCCGCCGGGCACGCGCATCTTCGACTTGCGCCTGGAGCGCGCCGGGCAGGTGATGCTGCGCACCAACGGCTTCGTGCGGCACCTGGGGCTGGAGCGCGCCCCGGGGGATGCCTGGTTCCGCGTGGGCATCCAGCTGGAGCGCACGGGCACCGGCATCGGCCACGTGGAGCTGGCCACGCTCAACGACATGGTGCGGGTGCTGGCGGTGCTGCGGCGCGCGCTGCGGCGCAGCGGCACGCTCCAGTGCACGCTGGTGCAGGGGGTGCGCCGCCGGGAGGAGCTGCAGGCCTCGCTCGTCGAGGAGACGGCCGAGGGGCCCGCCGTGCTGCGCTGCGCGCTGCCGCTGCGCTGGACCGTGGCGGTGGGGGACGTCGTCCAGCTCGTCTTCGACCTGAGCGGCAAGAGCTACCACGGCTGGGCCGCGGTGGTGCGCACCGAGGCCGACGGCTTCATCCTGTCGATGCCGCGCAGCCTGTCCATGTACCACCGGCGCAGCAGCATGCGCTTCACGGCCGGGGAGGAGCAGACCTTCTCGGTCGCCTACGTGTCGCCGCTGACGGGCGAGCGCATGGAGTACCCGGTGATGGACCTGCACCCGCTGGGCCTGTCGTTCGCCTACGACGCGGCCCGTGACGTGCTGCCCGTGGGGCTCATCATCGACAACTTCACCCTGGTGCTGCCGGATGGCACCCGGGCCCCGTGCAGCGCGGAGGTGCGCGACAGCTCCCCGCTGCTCAGCCACGCGGTGGGCGGCATGGCCCGGCCCTTCCGCTGCGGCATGCGCCTGCTCAACGTGCAGCCCGAGGCGCGCCAGGTGGTGATGGACGCCTTCGTCCAGGCGCGCTGCCCCCAGGTGCGCGATGGCCGCACGGAGCCGTTCCAGAACGTGTGGGAGCTGGCCCGGGCCGTGCACCTCTTCCACCCGGACTACCCCTTCGAGGAGGGGCCTCACCTGGCCACGCTGGAGGACACGCACCGCAAGCTGGCGGGCGTGCCCGAGGGGCTCTTCCGCACCTTCCTGTACTGCGAGGGCGACCAGCTCCTGGGCCACGTGTCCGGGGTGCGCACGCACTCGCGCACGTGGATGGTGCAGCACCTGATGGTGATGCCCACGGTGCGCCGGGGCGAGAACATCTCCCGCGAGCTGCCCGCCCTCAACGTGGACTACGCCGAGGCGCTGGAGGATGTGCACTACATGCGCATCTTCTGGCGCTTGCAGAACAAGTGGCCCGACCGCGTCTTCGGGTGGATTGCCCGCACCATGCACATCGAGGGGCTCACCGAGCTCCAGACGATGAACTACACGCGGGTGCCCCTCACCCAGCCCCTGCGCACGCGGCGCGGCCTGCCCACGGTGCGGCCCGCGACGCCGGCGGACCTGAAGTGGCTGGAGGGCCACCTGCGCGAGCGCGGGGAAGTCGTGCGGCTGATGGCCGATGACCTGCTGGCCCCCGAGGCGCGGATGCCCACGCTGGCCGCGCGCTACGCCCCGCACGGCATCCACCGGGGCCGCTCCCTCTTCGTGGTGGAAGGGGAGAACGCGCCGCTCGCCCTGGCCCTGGCCGAAGAGGCCACGCCGGGGCTGAGCTGGGCGGAGATGACGTCGGCCTTCTCCTTTGTCGTGCCCGAGGCGCACCACCCCCGGGCCGCCGAGGCGCGCGAGGCGCTCGCGGCCCACTGCGTGGAGCACTACCGGCAGCAGGGCAAACGCTCCGCGCTGGCCCTGGTCCAGGACGACGAGGTGGAGGGGCTGGTGGCCATGGGGTTCCAGTGGAGCTGCCGGGTGGCCAAGTGGACCTTCCACCGGAGCACGGCGCGCACCTGGCACATGCTCATGGCCGCCGTCTTCGAGCGGCTCCGGGCCCGGTCTCCCCGGGTGCTGGGACAGGACGAGGAGCGGACGGATTGAGCAGCTATTTGATGGAGTCGGAGGCGGAGGCCCGGAGGCTCATCGAGCAGGCGCGGGCGCTTCCCGTGCGGCCCCACCTGCTGTCCACCGGGTTGCAGCCGGGCATGCGGGTGCTGGACGCGGGGTGTGGCCCGGGCGTGGTGACGTCCATCCTGGCGGAGCTGGTGGGGCCCACGGGCAAGGTGACGGGGGTGGACCTCCACGCCCCACGGCTCGCCGAGGCCCGCGCCACCTGTGCCGCGCTCTCCCAGTGCCACTTCCTCCAGGCGGACATCCGCTCGACGGATCTCCCGGGGGACACCTTTGACTACGTCTGGTGCCAGTACGTGCTGGAGTACCTGCCGGACCCGGAGCGGGCGCTCGCCGAGTTCCTCCGGGTGGCCAAGCCCGGGGGGCGCGTGGTGGTGGCGGACGTGGATGGGCTGGGGCACCTGAACTGGCCCTGCCCGCCGGAGCTGGAGGAGGGGATGCGGACCTTCCACCGGGCGGTGAAGGACGCGGGGGTGGACCTGCACATCGGCCGCAAGCTGTTCCACCTGTTCCGGCAGGCCGGGCTGCAGGAGGTGCGCGTGCATCTGGCGCCCCTGTGGATGGTGGCGGGGGCGGCGGATGCCCGGCTGCTGAGCGACTGGCGGCAGCGCTTCGAGACCTTGGAGCCCGCGCTGGCGCCCGCCTATGGCGGAGCGGCCGCCTACCAGGCCTTCTGTGAGGGCTATCTGCGTCTGCTGTCGGACCCGGATGCTTTGAAGTATTCTGTTCTTTTGATCACGGAGGGACAGAAGCGTTGACGGAGACCGTGTTGCCCCCCTCGCCCTCGGAAGGGGTGAGGCCATCGGATGATGCTCCCGACTTGAGCGTCCGCGCGGTCTCCGTGCTGCTGCTGTACTTCCGGCGAGAGTACGGCGAGGAGCGCCTGCGCCAGCTGTGGAGCAAGTACCAGCTGGGCCTGTCGCTGGAGTACGTCAGCACGCTGACGAACTTCATCTCCTTCGACTTCACCGAGCAGCTCATCGACGCGCTCGTGGCCGAGTCGGGGGACCCGCACTTCTCGCGCAAGGCGGGCCGGCTCTTCGTCACGCCGGACGCCATGGGCTTTCTGTACCACGCCCTGCGCATCTTCGGCTCGGTGAAGGCCGTGTACGCGAAGTTCATCGAGGTGGTGCCCACGCTCAACCGGGTGGGCAAGTTCACCATCGAGGCCTCGTCGAGCAACCACATGGTGCTCTCGTACCTGAGCCGCCGCACCGAGCGGAACCGCAACCTGTGCGAGGGGCGCATGGCGCAGTTCGCCTCGGTGCCCACCATCTGGGACTTGCCGCCGGCGCAGATGGTGGAGCTGCAGTGCCAGGCGCGGGGCGCCGACTGCTGCCGCTACGAGCTGACGTGGCACGAGCCCGTGCGTGGCTGGCGCCTGGGCGCTGGCATGCTCATGGGCGTGGCGGTGGGCACGGGCATGGGCCTGCTGAACCTGGGGCCGCTGCCGGTGCTGGTGCCCTCCGTGGCGCTGGGGGCCGCCTTCTTCGGGGCGTGGATGGACGCGCGCCAGGAAGTGCGGCGCAAGGACGAGTACCTCGCCGCGCAGAACGAGGGGCTCATGCAGTCGCTGACGGACCTCGAGCGGCGCTATGACGAGGTGTGCCGCAGCAACCTGGCCCTGGAAGACCGCGTCGCGGCGCGCACCCAGGAGCTGACGGAGGCCAACTCCAAGCTGGCCACGGCGCTGGACACCCAGAAGGAGCTCATCCGGCTCAAGAGCGAGTTCTTCGACAACGTGAGCCACGAGCTGCGCACGCCGCTCACGCTCATCCTGCTGTCGCTCGAGTCGCTGCTCCAGCGCGACCCGTCCGCCTACCCGGACGCCATGCGCCAGCACCTGATGACGATGGAGCGCAGCGCCCACCGCCTGCTCAAGCTCATCAACAACCTGTTGGATCTGGCGCAGATGGAGGCGGGCAAGCTGCGCCTGCGCTACCAGGCGGTGGAGCTGCACGGCCTGCTGTCCTCCCTGCTGCCGCCCTTCCGCGTCATGGCGGAGAAGAAGGGGCTGTCGCTCACCCTGGAGGGCGGCCCGGTGGGCGCCATCCACGGGGACGTGGAGCGCATCGAGGTGGTGTTCCAGAACCTCGTCTCCAACGCCCTGAAGTTCACCCAGCAGGGCGCCGTGCGGGTGCGCGTGTCCGAGGACGCGGGCTCCGTCTACGTGGAGGTGGAGGACACGGGCCCGGGCATCGCGCCCCAGGACATTCCCGTCATCTTCGACCGCTTCGCTCAGGCGGACTCCACCGGCACGCGCCGCTTCGGGGGCACGGGCATCGGGCTGGCGCTGGTGAAGGAGACGGTGGACCTGCACTCCGGCGACATCGAGGTGTCGAGCGAGGTGGGCAAGGGCGCCACCTTCCGCGTCCAGCTGCCCAAGGGCACGGCGCACATCCGCGAGGACCTGCGGGACCGGCGCGCCATCGACATGCCGGCCCGGAGAGATCGCCGCACCCTGCCGGCCCTGACCGCCCTGCGTCCGGGCGGGGCCGCCGTGGAGCCCTCCTCCGTGCCCGAGGAGCTGGCGCCGTCCAACGCGCCGCGCATCCTGGTGGTGGAGGACGAGCCGGAGATCCGCGACTTCGTCGTCAGCGTGCTCCGCACCAGCTACCGCGTGCTGGAGGCCGTCAACGGCGAGGAGGGCCGCCAGCGTGCCCTCCAGACGATTCCGGACCTCATCGTCTCGGACGTGATGATGCCGGTGATGTCGGGCCTGCAGATGCTCGCCGCGCTGCGCGAGCGCCAGGAGACGGCGGACATCCCCGTCATCCTCCTCACCGCCCGGCAGGAGGTGGCCGAGAAGGTGGAGGGGCTGGGCACCGGCGCGAATGACTACATCGGCAAGCCGTTCTCGCCCCGGGAGCTGCTGGCGCGCATCGAGGCCCAGCTGCGCCTGCGGGACGCCGCGGTGCGCGCAGCGGAGAACGAGCGGCTGGCGGCCACGGGCCTGCTCACCTCCGGCTTCGCCCACGAGGTGCGCAACCCGCTCAACGGGCTGATGAACGCCATGTTGCCCCTGCGCGAGAGCATCCTGGGCTCGCAGGTGGACCCGGACACCACGCGCGCCATGCTGGATGTGATGGAGGAGTGCGGCACGCGCATCCGCCACCTGGCCGAGTCCCTGCTGTCCTTCGTGCGCACCAGCGACCGGCTGGTGCCGGTGAACCTGGGCGCCTCGCTGGACTCCACCCTGAGCGTGCTGGCGTGGAAGATTCCCCCGGACGTGGTGGTGGTGCGCGACTACCAGTGCGACGTGCCCATCACCGGGGACCCGGGCTCGCTCAACCAGGTGTGGGTGAACCTGCTGGACAACGCCGTGCGCGCGGTGGGGACCAAGGGCCAGGTGAAGATCTCCACCGAGCACGACGGGGCCACGGCGGTGGTGTCCATCACCGACACCGGCACGGGCATCAAGCCCGAGGACATGGAGCGCCTCTTCCAGCCGTTCTTCTCCACCCGGGCGGCCGGGGAGGGCACGGGCCTGGGCCTGGCGCTCTGCCGGCGAATCGTTCTGCGCCACGGCGGGCTCATCCACCTCACCAGCGAGTGGGGCCAGGGCACCCGGTGCGAGGTGCGGCTGCCGGTGCAGGGGGTGGAGCACCTCCAGCACCGCGGCGGGCCGGGCGCCTCGCCGCGCTTGCCTCCGGGGCCCGGCGCCGCCAACGGGTGACGGCGGCCGGGCGGTACCGCG encodes:
- a CDS encoding serine/threonine protein kinase — translated: MAELFLAQEPPKPDLVVLKRILPYLSEEPEFVQMFLDEARIAAQLHHPNIVQVSELGRLENTIFIAMEFVEGIDLRRVMQEEGKFGANVPYGVAAAVCAQVASGLDYAHHSIGVDGRPLQLIHRDVSPQNVMLAYDGRVKLVDFGIAKAGAFVERSKPGVIKGKFLYLSPEQVAQDKLDHRADIFALGTMLYEITTGKSPFAKPTTEGILFAIRSEDPPPPHLIKDDYPTELSRIIMRCLLKDRNVRYQRASEVQKDLETFLTSGTLKQSTDVADYIARLMGEEEERTVLHIPIAAPAGRKDATMPMPMGLSARPNRKPLGEKAAPPAYASEPEMPTQMSRPPPPPAPSKAEVDEEVDEAVDEAADGEAHREPDDTLDPYEERAAGPQAPDEEDEEDERTAVGTHPIRAWSANNDGEFTVPDRGRASRPGMAAVPSARRPSLAIEPNTEPRARRPAAPPSRRPLAEEEDDDEDSQSISLTQPTVNQRLRPGADDESSRSFSQTQPTPAPRGSRPSARMVPWDDEAPAATDSDLSEEELSRSLPGEMLPEEEEATGGYGPVSGPPARRGRGLLIAAVALLAVFAGGLFWALSPSSSSEDAFGEDSLQPVPLRRTGGPVQAPPARPEAPPPGMDPEEGTGLAGANAGPAQAPAAGDNPSGSPAGTGEPPPEPPPLVADSAPVVPQAPTAVEAATPGGKSAPAKLVAVKFTTSSRTVVISVDGKRIEPNKVVSLPAGQVKVKYACSSARKPTRGSFKQILKPDDRGAIELLIPCRKGQK
- a CDS encoding metallothionein, translating into MKRMGMAMAVLGLTGGVLFAPGVGHACEGHAKAVPEPAEAKPGKVQPLQEVDELLSAKCQCSSKADCTCKKGACECARCKGGRRHVMDALRDQDTGLKLEDARRDASAGIFI
- a CDS encoding response regulator transcription factor, whose amino-acid sequence is MMVSHEQSVLIVHPDPVLRAGLVSALAPRKIIAVSSRDDAARTLAERVPDVVLADVVEARRFIRDLDRLAPAAMRVFLCPQSQSQELRELVDVAAEGHEFHTVDPTVPVEEMARSLRELMRQRASVRVPTLGLEAVFLVEGQPLRAQCLNVGNEGVLLKLPVDAPIEQLPPGTRIFDLRLERAGQVMLRTNGFVRHLGLERAPGDAWFRVGIQLERTGTGIGHVELATLNDMVRVLAVLRRALRRSGTLQCTLVQGVRRREELQASLVEETAEGPAVLRCALPLRWTVAVGDVVQLVFDLSGKSYHGWAAVVRTEADGFILSMPRSLSMYHRRSSMRFTAGEEQTFSVAYVSPLTGERMEYPVMDLHPLGLSFAYDAARDVLPVGLIIDNFTLVLPDGTRAPCSAEVRDSSPLLSHAVGGMARPFRCGMRLLNVQPEARQVVMDAFVQARCPQVRDGRTEPFQNVWELARAVHLFHPDYPFEEGPHLATLEDTHRKLAGVPEGLFRTFLYCEGDQLLGHVSGVRTHSRTWMVQHLMVMPTVRRGENISRELPALNVDYAEALEDVHYMRIFWRLQNKWPDRVFGWIARTMHIEGLTELQTMNYTRVPLTQPLRTRRGLPTVRPATPADLKWLEGHLRERGEVVRLMADDLLAPEARMPTLAARYAPHGIHRGRSLFVVEGENAPLALALAEEATPGLSWAEMTSAFSFVVPEAHHPRAAEAREALAAHCVEHYRQQGKRSALALVQDDEVEGLVAMGFQWSCRVAKWTFHRSTARTWHMLMAAVFERLRARSPRVLGQDEERTD
- the nadA gene encoding quinolinate synthase NadA; this translates as MSLEADTDVDLESKINALKKSLNAVVLAHYYQESEIQDVADFVGDSLALAQAAAKTDADVIVFCGVHFMAETAKILNPTKQVLLPDLKAGCSLSDRCPPAAFQAFKAKHPDAFVVSYVNSSAAVKAMSDVICTSSNAVKIVHQVPKDRQILFAPDQHLGRHVMKQTGRDMVLWPGSCIVHEIFSEKKLVQLKVEHPDAEVVAHPECEQPVLRHADFIGSTKGILDYVVASPKQKFIVVTEAGILHQMKLKAPQKTYIPAPPDNGCACNECPYMRLNTLEKLYQCMRDRTPELILPEHLQTAARAPLQRMLEWS